Proteins encoded in a region of the Halococcus saccharolyticus DSM 5350 genome:
- a CDS encoding methylenetetrahydrofolate reductase — translation MSVARSAAASDGATDLLTDLRFELMPFDSFEGQMDHLPDGATIAITTSPQLGLDATIEWAEKAAEQGFEVSPHIAARYVRDEEHLAEIARRLTDAGITDIFVPGGDREDPIGEFESAYDLLTTLDELDYAFEEVGITGYPEGHEFLDEATLAEAMEKKAPYATYIVTQLCYDPDAVVAWIEEIREQGIDLPVEVGIPGVMKYQRLLNISQKVGVGDSVRFLKKTTGIVGFVRQLVGSRGKYTPDDLIDGLAPYAGDSHYDIRGLHLYTFNQTSDTESWRYGRLEE, via the coding sequence ATGTCGGTAGCGCGTTCGGCCGCCGCCTCGGACGGAGCCACCGATCTGCTCACCGACCTCCGGTTCGAGCTGATGCCGTTCGACAGCTTCGAAGGCCAGATGGACCACCTCCCGGATGGGGCGACGATCGCTATCACGACCTCCCCACAACTGGGACTTGACGCGACGATCGAGTGGGCCGAGAAAGCCGCAGAGCAGGGATTCGAGGTCAGCCCTCATATCGCCGCGCGCTACGTCCGCGACGAGGAGCATCTGGCAGAGATCGCGCGCCGACTTACCGACGCCGGGATCACGGATATCTTCGTGCCTGGCGGCGACCGTGAGGATCCGATCGGCGAATTCGAGTCGGCCTACGACCTCCTCACCACGCTCGACGAGCTCGACTACGCGTTCGAGGAGGTGGGAATCACCGGCTATCCCGAGGGCCACGAGTTTCTCGACGAGGCGACGCTCGCGGAAGCGATGGAAAAGAAAGCGCCCTACGCGACCTACATCGTGACTCAGCTCTGCTACGATCCCGACGCCGTCGTTGCGTGGATCGAGGAGATCCGTGAACAGGGGATCGACCTCCCGGTGGAGGTCGGGATCCCCGGTGTGATGAAATACCAGCGACTCCTCAATATCTCTCAGAAAGTCGGCGTCGGCGACTCGGTGCGCTTCTTGAAGAAGACCACAGGGATCGTGGGGTTCGTGCGCCAACTCGTCGGATCGCGCGGGAAGTACACCCCCGACGACCTCATCGACGGACTCGCACCGTACGCCGGTGACTCCCACTACGACATCCGGGGGCTCCACCTCTACACGTTCAATCAGACTTCGGACACCGAATCGTGGCGGTACGGCCGGTTGGAGGAGTAG
- a CDS encoding formate--tetrahydrofolate ligase, protein MASSNEDDGFPTDYEIAQSVDTDPITEVVEPLGLAADDLDLYGDDTAKLTFDAIERVRESDRDNGEMILVTGMTPTPMGEGKTVTTVGLSQAFNHIGEDALAAIREPSLGPVFGVKGGAAGGGYSQVLPMEDINLHFTGDLHALTSAHNLISTMLDNHIKQGNELDIAVNWVEWPRAIDMNDRVLRETVIGLGGDVTGVPREDGFILTAASELMAVLCLADDLADLKERVARIVVAYDEDGDPVTADDIEATGAVTILLKDALKPNIVQTIEGTPAFVHGGPFANIAHGTNSLIADDAARKLSDYLITEAGFGSDLGAEKFMNVVCRFGEMEPAAVTLVASIRALKYHGKDMWPADLDELEATDVEAVRGGFENLDTHVENLRKFGVPVVVALNRFPGDADEEVQAVLDHCRDDLGIEAAESTVFGEGGEGGADLARKLITAIDEDDEEFEYLYDVDDSIENKIETIATEIYGAESVTFQSSAQDDIERMESLGFDDVPVVMSKTFHSLSDTAEWKGAPTGWELEIQEIYPSAGAGFLVALTSDVLTLPGLPADPAAAEMDIDSDGTVSGLF, encoded by the coding sequence ATGGCATCCTCGAACGAAGACGACGGGTTCCCGACGGATTACGAGATCGCCCAGAGCGTGGACACCGACCCGATCACCGAGGTCGTCGAACCGCTCGGCCTCGCGGCCGACGACCTCGACCTGTACGGCGACGACACCGCGAAGCTCACCTTCGACGCGATCGAGCGGGTACGAGAGTCGGATCGCGACAACGGCGAGATGATCCTCGTGACCGGGATGACACCGACGCCGATGGGCGAGGGTAAGACCGTCACGACAGTCGGATTGAGCCAGGCGTTCAACCACATCGGCGAGGACGCGCTCGCCGCCATCCGTGAACCCTCGCTCGGGCCGGTCTTCGGGGTGAAGGGCGGTGCGGCTGGCGGCGGCTACTCCCAGGTACTGCCAATGGAGGACATCAACCTCCACTTCACGGGCGATCTCCACGCGCTGACCTCGGCACACAACCTCATCTCGACGATGCTCGACAACCACATCAAGCAAGGCAACGAGCTCGATATTGCTGTGAACTGGGTCGAGTGGCCCCGTGCGATCGACATGAATGACCGGGTGCTCCGCGAGACGGTGATCGGGCTCGGCGGCGACGTCACCGGCGTCCCCCGCGAGGACGGGTTCATCCTGACGGCGGCCTCCGAACTGATGGCCGTCCTCTGTCTCGCCGACGACCTCGCCGATCTCAAGGAGCGTGTCGCGCGCATCGTCGTCGCCTACGACGAGGACGGCGACCCCGTGACCGCCGACGACATCGAGGCGACGGGTGCGGTCACGATCCTGCTGAAGGACGCTCTCAAACCGAACATCGTCCAGACCATCGAGGGCACGCCGGCGTTCGTTCACGGAGGGCCGTTCGCCAACATCGCCCACGGAACGAACTCGCTGATCGCCGACGACGCCGCGCGAAAGCTCTCCGATTACCTGATCACCGAGGCGGGCTTCGGTTCGGACCTCGGGGCCGAGAAGTTCATGAACGTGGTCTGTCGGTTCGGCGAGATGGAACCCGCTGCAGTGACGCTCGTCGCTTCGATCCGCGCGCTGAAGTACCACGGCAAGGACATGTGGCCTGCGGACCTCGACGAGCTCGAAGCGACCGACGTCGAGGCGGTTCGAGGGGGATTCGAGAACCTCGACACCCACGTCGAGAACCTCCGGAAGTTCGGGGTGCCGGTTGTGGTGGCACTCAATCGGTTCCCCGGTGACGCCGACGAGGAGGTCCAAGCGGTCCTCGATCACTGCCGCGACGATCTCGGGATCGAGGCCGCTGAATCGACGGTGTTCGGCGAGGGCGGCGAGGGCGGGGCGGACCTCGCCCGGAAACTCATCACCGCGATCGACGAGGACGACGAGGAGTTCGAGTACCTCTACGACGTCGACGACTCGATCGAGAACAAGATCGAGACGATCGCAACCGAGATCTACGGTGCGGAGTCGGTGACGTTCCAGAGCAGCGCCCAGGACGACATCGAGCGGATGGAGTCGCTGGGATTCGACGACGTGCCGGTGGTGATGTCGAAAACCTTCCACTCGCTGAGCGACACCGCCGAGTGGAAAGGCGCGCCGACCGGCTGGGAGCTCGAAATCCAGGAGATCTACCCCTCGGCAGGGGCGGGCTTTCTGGTCGCACTCACCAGCGACGTCCTGACGCTGCCCGGTCTGCCGGCCGATCCCGCGGCCGCCGAGATGGACATCGACTCGGATGGGACGGTCTCCGGACTGTTCTAA